The Fortiea contorta PCC 7126 genome has a segment encoding these proteins:
- the menH gene encoding 2-succinyl-6-hydroxy-2,4-cyclohexadiene-1-carboxylate synthase has product MESRRMNFHYSLIGDATKPLILFLHGFMGNLEEFDAAIKLLSDEFSYLTVDLPGHGKTQVLGGEEYYTMANTAQALINLLDDLNISQCFLIGYSMGGRLALYLTLHFPERFLKIVLESASPGLATEEERLERIHRDAQIAGKLTRINHTSDFADFLKNWYHQPIFANIKNHPEYAQMEESRLQNQPLELAKSLRFMGTGSQPPLWEKFAENTKPLLLLVGKYDKKFIDINIKMAQICNFAQLAIIQDAGHNIHLEKTQEFVHSVRNFLS; this is encoded by the coding sequence ATGGAATCTCGACGCATGAATTTTCACTATTCTTTAATTGGTGACGCCACTAAACCCTTAATTCTTTTTCTCCACGGCTTTATGGGGAATCTTGAAGAATTTGATGCAGCCATAAAATTACTATCTGATGAATTTTCTTATCTCACAGTTGACCTTCCTGGACATGGTAAAACTCAAGTTTTAGGCGGTGAAGAATATTATACAATGGCTAACACGGCTCAGGCTTTAATCAATTTATTAGATGATTTAAATATCTCCCAATGTTTTTTAATTGGTTATTCAATGGGTGGAAGATTGGCTTTATATCTCACTCTACATTTTCCTGAACGATTTTTGAAAATTGTTCTAGAATCAGCTTCTCCAGGGTTAGCAACAGAGGAAGAACGATTAGAACGCATTCACCGCGATGCTCAAATAGCCGGAAAATTAACCAGAATTAATCACACAAGTGATTTTGCAGACTTTCTCAAAAATTGGTATCATCAACCGATTTTTGCGAATATAAAAAATCACCCAGAATATGCACAAATGGAAGAAAGTCGGTTGCAAAATCAGCCCCTTGAATTGGCTAAATCGCTGCGTTTCATGGGTACCGGCTCCCAACCTCCTCTATGGGAAAAATTTGCAGAAAATACCAAGCCACTGCTTTTACTAGTTGGCAAATATGACAAAAAATTTATTGATATTAATATAAAGATGGCGCAAATTTGTAATTTTGCTCAATTAGCAATTATTCAAGATGCTGGACATAATATTCATTTAGAAAAAACTCAAGAATTCGTGCATAGTGTCAGAAATTTCTTGAGTTAA
- a CDS encoding glycoside hydrolase family protein, producing the protein MALLGFVCLLQWYIHGSLRSPSNPFFSGRQPPLVMKGGDPYIRALMRTISASEASGNRPYSLLYGGQQVKDLSRHPEICITIVTGPNTGNCSTAAGRYQIINTTWYQIAPRYHPNPMQIMFWASYSFEAEYQDTVVYRWLNDSKVWGTDISQQLRQGKINDVLRRLSPTWTSLGYGIETNSVSRSLPKVYQQVLQEELNTINPPPTPNTTIRNSSIISY; encoded by the coding sequence GTGGCGCTTCTTGGCTTTGTCTGCTTATTACAGTGGTATATTCATGGAAGCTTGCGATCGCCTTCTAATCCCTTTTTTTCAGGTAGACAGCCACCCCTAGTTATGAAAGGTGGCGATCCTTATATTCGCGCTTTGATGCGAACCATATCTGCTAGCGAAGCCAGTGGAAACCGTCCCTACTCTTTGTTGTATGGTGGTCAGCAGGTTAAAGATCTCAGCCGTCACCCTGAAATTTGCATCACCATTGTTACAGGCCCTAACACAGGTAATTGTTCCACAGCCGCAGGCAGATATCAAATTATCAACACGACTTGGTATCAAATTGCTCCGCGATATCATCCCAATCCCATGCAAATTATGTTTTGGGCTTCTTATAGCTTTGAAGCGGAGTATCAAGATACCGTGGTTTACCGTTGGTTAAATGATTCTAAAGTTTGGGGAACTGATATTAGTCAACAGTTGCGTCAGGGAAAAATCAATGATGTTTTGCGGCGACTTTCTCCGACTTGGACAAGTTTAGGATATGGTATCGAAACTAATTCTGTTAGTCGCTCTTTGCCTAAAGTTTATCAGCAAGTCTTACAAGAAGAATTAAACACAATTAATCCACCACCAACACCTAATACCACAATTCGCAATTCTTCAATTATTTCTTATTAA
- a CDS encoding NAD(P)H-binding protein, with translation MKAFVAGATGETGRRIVQELIARNIPVRALVRDTEKAREILPPEAELIPGDVLNRANLTAALGDSTVLLCATGAKPSFDPTGPYRVDFEGTKNLVDVAKAKGIEHFVLVSSLCTSQLFHPLNLFWLILVWKKQAEEYIQKSGLTYTIVRPGGLKNEDNPNPIVMQGADTLFDGSIPRQKVAQVSVESVFEPAARNKIVEIVSRPDAAPKSFGELFQQC, from the coding sequence ATGAAAGCATTTGTAGCAGGGGCCACAGGCGAAACAGGTCGCCGGATTGTACAAGAACTGATAGCGCGTAACATTCCCGTCCGTGCTTTGGTGCGTGACACCGAAAAAGCCAGAGAAATTTTACCACCTGAAGCTGAGTTAATTCCCGGTGACGTGTTAAACCGAGCTAATTTGACCGCTGCTTTGGGAGACAGCACAGTTTTGTTGTGCGCTACAGGAGCTAAACCCAGCTTTGACCCGACTGGCCCCTATAGAGTAGATTTTGAAGGTACGAAAAATTTAGTAGATGTGGCTAAAGCCAAAGGAATTGAGCATTTTGTTTTAGTTTCTTCTTTGTGTACTTCCCAACTGTTCCATCCACTAAATTTGTTTTGGCTGATTTTGGTTTGGAAAAAACAAGCTGAAGAATATATCCAAAAAAGCGGTCTTACTTATACAATTGTCCGCCCCGGTGGATTGAAGAACGAAGATAACCCCAACCCGATAGTGATGCAGGGTGCTGATACATTATTTGATGGTAGTATTCCTCGACAAAAAGTCGCCCAAGTAAGTGTCGAATCTGTGTTTGAACCAGCCGCACGTAATAAAATAGTCGAGATCGTGTCTAGACCAGACGCAGCACCTAAAAGCTTTGGTGAGTTATTTCAACAGTGTTAA